The Euwallacea similis isolate ESF13 chromosome 12, ESF131.1, whole genome shotgun sequence region ACGTCTGAAAGTCTGGGAAGCTTACAAAAAGAAGTAGACCGActatatgaaatgtttttgcaGCTAATAGCAAGGAACAGAGGTCTTTCAATTGAAAAGATTCGATCAACAGAAGCAGGTCTATATTTTGGCGAGAAAGCAGTAGAAATAGGTCTTGCAGATGGAgttacaacattttttgaatttatcaataaTCATAAAAGTAGGAGTGTTAGTATGACAACTAATGAGTTAACTGAGGAAGGCTACGAGAACTGTCGTAGAGAAATTTTAGAGATAATAAGATTATGTAATATATCAAAGATGCCAGAAAAGATAGGAGAATTTATTGAGCAAAGCGTAAGTGTTGAGCAAGCAAGGGAAGTTTTAATGGAGTCACTTGCAGAGCGAACAGCAAAAGCTGAGATTTTCAGCGCTTTACCACAAAATTCATCAGAAGATTTGATGATACAAGTAGCTAAAACTCGAGCGTAATCaagtatttaagtttttttataaccGCCGCGTACAATAACTACAAACATGGCGGTAAAACTAAAGGAGAAAATAAATgaggaaattttatgaattgtATAACTGAACAAAATAATCTAGGTGACCTATTAAAATATGAGGCATCAAGTTTATATTCAAGAGACCAAATAACAGTAGCAAAAGGGCAGAACCTAAAGCTTGGTACAGTAGTGGCTCTCGATAAAGATAGCATGGTTAAGATAATAAATCCAACTGCCACAGATGGGACACAAACGGCGATAGGAGTGATAGCAAGCGATGTAAACGCAAAGGAAAATAGTAAAGGAGTAATTATTGCTCGTGGTGCAATGCTAGCTGATCATGCAGTTGTATGGCCAGCAAGTATCACTGAAGAGCAGAAAGCTGCAGCAATAAAGCAACTTGAAGCACGAGGGATCATTATCCGCAAGGGagcttaaaaaaactattaaaaatacaaaagggggaaaagaaaaaatgcaaaatccaTTTACAAACACAGCATTTAGCATGACGGCACTAACAAATGCAATGAATATATTGCCGATAAATTATGGACGGgttgaaaatctaaatttgtTTCCAAGTAGGTCAGTAAGATTTAGACATATTACCATAGAAGAACATAATGGAGTATTAAGTTTACTACCAACGCAAGTACCAGGGGCACCAGCAACAGTAGGAAAACGTGGCAAAAGAAAGGTAAGAACATTTACGATTCCACATATTCCACATGATGATGTAGTGTTACCAGAGGAAGTACAGGGAATAAGAGCATTTGGATCAGAAAGTGAACTTAAAGCGCTGGCAGATGTAATAACCGATCATTTACAGCTAATGAGAAATAAACACGCAATAACATTAGAGCATTTGCGAATGGGAGCGCTAAAGGGAATCATTCTTGATGCTGACGGGTCAGAATTATTAAATCTGTACAACGAATTTGAAATCACGCCAAAAGTAGTAAATTTTGCCCTGGGAACAGCGACAACTGATGTAAAACGTAAGTGTCTGGAAGTACTCCGGCATATAGAAGATAATCTAAGTGGTGAATATATGACTGGAATTCATGCACTGGTAAGCCCTGAGTTTTTTGATGCACTCACTTCTCATAGTAAAGTAAAAGAAGCATATGAAAGATGGCAAGAAGGAGCAGCGCTAAGGAATGATATGAGGTCAGGATTTACATTTTGCGGAATCACATTTGAGGAATACAGAGGACAAGCAACTGACCCTGAAGGAACGGTGAGAAGATTTATAGAAAGAGATACAGGGCACTGTTTTCCACTAGGAACAGCAAGCACATTTACAACATATTTTGCACCAGCAGATTTTAATGAGACAGTAAATACTCTTGGACAGCCACTATATGCAAAACAAGAGCCAAGAAGGTTTGATAGAGGAACTGATTTGCATACGCAGTCGAATCCATTGCCAATGTGCCATAGACCGGGGGTATTAGTCAAGGTGCGATCCGAATAGTCGTGGTTTTGTGATGGTAAAATTCCATCTTCCCTAGACATCGGGGATAATGTATGTCTCACATCTTGGAGAATGGCAACCTTTGGGGTGCAAGCATGAGACAAAAGCAGGTAATACCTAACCTTTATGGTAAATCCCTGCAAACAGAGTTAGATATGGTTACGAGAGGAACTTATGTTAGAATTGTCGTCAATGTCAATATGCGAAATAAGGTTGATACGCATGGACCAAAATGGTATGAAGCACAAGAAGAATCAAGGTTTTGATGCTTGATTATGGATGTTTTCAGCTTCCGGCAAATAGTAAGAACCTAAGTTTAACGTGAAACGAAACCATGGAACGGAGTAACCACATGGAAGCTcttattattctttatttaaagGATAATCAAGAAGGTAGCCAACTGAATGCTCCTATGTGGAAGGATTGTTTAAGAAGCAAATGCCCAACGTAATAATTGGGATATGCAGACGTAAACACTGTAGTTTGGAAGGTAAAGTTGtgaatagtaataaatatgttATAGACCAACAAAATGTTAGGTATAAATGGCGTACAATTCCTTGGCGTAAGTTAGAGAAATTAGTATTCAAGTTACAAAAGCGAATTTACCAAGCTGCAAATTGTAAAGATATCAAGAAGGTACATAAACTTCAAAGATTATTACTTAACTCAATGGGTGCAAAATTGCTAGCTGTTAGAAAGGTAACTCAGGATAACAGAGGAAAGAAGACAGCAGGTATTGATGGAAAGGCTAATCTTAATCAAGAAGAAAGATTGCAATTAGCATATTCTTTGGATATAAGAGAGAAAGCTAGACCATCAAGACGTGTTTGGATTCcaaaatctggaaaaactgaaaaaaggCCTTTAGGCATACCTACTATTTCAGAGAGAGCAAAAGAAACACTTATGAAAATGGCGATAGAACCAGAGTGGGAAGCAAAATTTGAGCCAAACACATATGGTTTTAGACCTGGTAGATCATGTCATGATGCAATAGAGGCTATATTCATAGCTCTTGGAGGTAAGAAGGCATTTATATTAGATGCTGATATTTCTGGATGCTTTGACCAAATTGACCAAAACGCCTTGCTAAAGAAACTCAATACCACACCAACTTTTAGAAAGATAATAAGAGGATGGTTGAAAGCAGGTGTTATGGAAGATGGAAAGTTTAAACCCACAAAACGTGGCACTATACAAGGAGGAACGATATCACCTTTACTTGCATGTGTTGCATTATATGGATTAGAACAATATGTCAAACAAGCATTAACAAatgaactttttcaatttatgaaaaagaaaCGTGGACAGGGATCGTATGAAGAGGCAAAACAATCAATAAGCGTAATCTTTTACGCAGATGATTTTGTCATCATACATGAGAGTGAAGAGATTATTCTTAAGGCGAAAGTTCTGGTTGAAGAATGGTTAAAAACCATAGGTCTAGAGCTAAAGCCATCAAAAACAAGAATAACCCATACTCTAAAGGGAGAAAAGCCAGGTTTTGACTTTCTGGGGTTTACGGTAAGACAATATCCAATAAATCGTGGTAAGAGAAGccataaaacaataattacgCCAAGTAGCGAATCCGTGAAACAGCATACATGGGTCATCAAACACAAACTGAAGAAATTGCGTGGTGA contains the following coding sequences:
- the LOC136412396 gene encoding putative signal peptide peptidase SppA, which translates into the protein MTSYENIHEEIESALEDKSIETILLDIDSPGGEVNGVFDLADFIYSARGKKRIIAIANDDAYSAAYAIASSAEKIFLTRTSGVGSIGVIASHIDQSRFDEKQGIKYTTIFAGSRKNDLNPHEPMTSESLGSLQKEVDRLYEMFLQLIARNRGLSIEKIRSTEAGLYFGEKAVEIGLADGVTTFFEFINNHKSRSVSMTTNELTEEGYENCRREILEIIRLCNISKMPEKIGEFIEQSVSVEQAREVLMESLAERTAKAEIFSALPQNSSEDLMIQVAKTRA